The following coding sequences lie in one Desulfurispira natronophila genomic window:
- a CDS encoding YihY family inner membrane protein: MPTSLRSLRRRIGSAISFFDAELSYYAASLSFYTIFAFIPLLLVALSITTRFPGFEEHFSDLRDFILSQLLPANVDVAGQFLSTFLDDISRLGMVGAIYIAITSVLFFKNYQHIASRIFRTVPRDFWSSVTTYWTLMTLMPLGLAASLYFTTRAQIALQAYGLDIGLLIPYLIIWATFFVIFVISANKPLQTRNALVTSFLTAVAWNVTKELFVAYAVIGKAYTTIYGSFSIVLLFFLWIYISWIILLYGMRLCEGFHTVFDIHEQ; encoded by the coding sequence ATGCCAACGTCCCTTCGCTCTCTGCGCCGCCGCATAGGCAGTGCCATTAGTTTTTTTGATGCCGAGCTAAGTTACTACGCTGCCAGTCTGAGTTTCTACACGATATTTGCCTTTATTCCTCTGTTGCTTGTCGCCCTTTCCATCACTACCCGGTTTCCTGGTTTTGAAGAACACTTCAGCGATCTGCGAGACTTTATTCTTTCCCAGCTTTTGCCTGCCAATGTGGATGTGGCAGGGCAGTTTCTCAGTACATTTCTCGATGATATATCCCGTTTAGGTATGGTGGGCGCCATCTATATAGCAATTACTTCGGTGCTCTTTTTTAAGAACTATCAGCACATAGCCAGTCGCATCTTCCGCACGGTCCCACGGGATTTCTGGTCTTCGGTAACAACCTATTGGACGCTCATGACGCTGATGCCTCTGGGGCTGGCTGCTTCGCTGTACTTTACCACCAGGGCCCAAATTGCTTTGCAAGCCTATGGGCTTGATATTGGGCTGCTGATTCCCTACCTGATTATCTGGGCTACGTTCTTTGTGATTTTTGTCATTTCTGCCAACAAGCCGTTGCAGACCCGCAATGCTCTGGTGACCTCTTTTTTAACGGCCGTGGCCTGGAATGTCACCAAGGAGCTTTTTGTGGCTTATGCGGTGATTGGCAAGGCATATACTACTATCTACGGTTCATTTAGCATTGTGTTGTTGTTTTTTCTGTGGATCTACATTTCCTGGATTATCCTGCTCTATGGCATGCGCCTGTGTGAAGGCTTTCACACCGTTTTTGACATTCATGAGCAGTGA
- a CDS encoding DUF503 family protein gives MIIAAASIRLRMLHPGGLKGRRKVLHSLSRRIRTRNISVIDVSGEYAMEGELFAVAAVHSEAQGRELAQNLERLLAQHASEYEYELNWELQ, from the coding sequence ATGATCATTGCCGCTGCTTCCATTCGCCTGCGCATGCTGCACCCTGGAGGTCTCAAAGGAAGACGCAAAGTGCTGCACTCCCTCTCTCGGCGCATTCGTACCCGAAACATATCGGTAATCGATGTTTCAGGCGAATACGCTATGGAAGGCGAGCTCTTTGCCGTAGCTGCTGTCCACAGTGAGGCCCAGGGCCGTGAGCTGGCCCAAAACCTGGAGCGCCTGCTAGCCCAGCACGCCAGCGAATACGAGTATGAACTGAATTGGGAGCTGCAGTAA
- a CDS encoding DegT/DnrJ/EryC1/StrS family aminotransferase, producing MQIDFINVKAQYQAYQSEIDASIAEVTRSGQFVFGPWLEKIERELADYTGSPYAIGCASGTDAIQLALMASGIGPGDEVITTPFTFVATAETIALIGARPVFVDIDPETYNINPAAIEDAITPRTKALLPVSLYGQPADMDEINTIAERHQLVVIEDAAQSFGATYKGRKSGNLSTIGVTSFFPSKPLGCFGDGGAVFTTDPTIKETIVSLRNHGQGERYCYQHIGINSRLDALQAAVLSVKLRHFDQEIARREKLRLRYNQAFTPLPCITVPVVRDDRTTVCAQYSLRCPQRQQLADYLTQQGIPVAIHYPIPLHLQEAYAYLGYRSGDFPVSEAVATEIISLPFSAFLTDDEQTIIIEAVENYAKQ from the coding sequence ATGCAAATAGATTTCATAAACGTCAAAGCCCAGTATCAAGCGTATCAATCAGAAATTGACGCCAGCATCGCCGAAGTTACCCGCTCGGGCCAATTTGTATTTGGTCCCTGGCTGGAAAAAATTGAAAGGGAGCTGGCTGACTATACCGGCAGCCCTTACGCTATTGGCTGTGCCAGCGGCACCGACGCCATTCAACTGGCCTTGATGGCCAGCGGTATAGGGCCAGGCGATGAAGTCATCACTACACCATTCACCTTTGTGGCTACGGCAGAAACCATTGCCCTTATCGGTGCAAGGCCGGTATTCGTTGATATAGACCCGGAAACCTACAACATAAATCCCGCTGCTATTGAAGACGCCATCACCCCGCGCACCAAGGCACTGCTACCGGTAAGCCTCTACGGCCAGCCCGCTGACATGGATGAAATCAATACCATAGCCGAGCGCCACCAGTTGGTCGTCATTGAGGACGCCGCCCAAAGTTTTGGGGCCACCTACAAGGGGCGCAAAAGCGGCAATCTCAGCACCATTGGCGTAACCAGCTTCTTTCCTTCCAAGCCCCTGGGTTGTTTCGGAGATGGCGGAGCTGTCTTTACCACAGACCCAACCATCAAGGAAACCATCGTCTCTTTGCGCAACCACGGACAAGGGGAACGCTACTGCTATCAGCATATCGGCATCAACAGTCGCCTTGACGCCCTGCAAGCAGCAGTGCTCTCGGTAAAACTCCGCCACTTTGACCAGGAAATTGCCCGCCGCGAGAAACTGCGCCTGCGCTACAATCAAGCCTTTACCCCACTGCCGTGCATCACGGTACCCGTGGTGAGAGACGATCGCACCACCGTTTGCGCCCAGTACTCCCTGCGATGCCCCCAGCGCCAGCAACTGGCAGATTACCTCACCCAACAGGGTATTCCCGTTGCCATCCACTACCCCATCCCCCTGCACCTGCAGGAAGCTTACGCCTATCTGGGGTACCGCAGCGGCGACTTCCCCGTCAGCGAAGCTGTGGCCACAGAAATTATAAGCCTGCCTTTTAGCGCCTTTTTGACTGACGACGAGCAAACCATTATCATTGAAGCGGTGGAAAACTATGCAAAACAGTAG
- a CDS encoding Gfo/Idh/MocA family protein codes for MQNSSKKLRLGVIGLGVMGKNHLRVLGLIPSAEVVGLCDNAMDAYEGHKVYRQVDTFLDEVTMDAAIIAVPTFLHRDIALKCMERGIHLFIEKPVASTVEEARSLASAVPAGIKTVVGHVERSNPVVKSLKKELDGKEIYSVAITRVGPFPPRIADVGILTDLAVHDVDLIRYITQREVISRHIFSSQKIHDHHEDNAILSFELEGDTIASIITNWLTPYKKRKIEVATAEGYFEADLINQQLKEFSSYRTNHSYLVRDCIVFKGEPLRHELEDFCDYCLHDKVSPNLASIEDSIRTLELVAR; via the coding sequence ATGCAAAACAGTAGCAAAAAACTTCGCCTGGGAGTCATTGGACTCGGCGTTATGGGGAAAAATCACCTGCGGGTACTGGGACTTATTCCCTCAGCCGAGGTTGTGGGCCTTTGCGACAATGCCATGGACGCCTACGAGGGGCACAAAGTCTACCGCCAGGTAGACACCTTCCTGGACGAAGTCACCATGGATGCAGCTATCATAGCCGTTCCCACCTTTTTGCACCGGGATATAGCTCTGAAGTGTATGGAGCGGGGCATTCACCTCTTTATAGAAAAGCCAGTAGCTTCTACGGTGGAAGAGGCCCGCTCACTGGCATCGGCCGTCCCCGCCGGCATCAAGACAGTGGTGGGACACGTAGAACGATCAAACCCCGTGGTTAAGTCGCTTAAAAAAGAGCTTGATGGCAAAGAGATTTACAGTGTTGCCATTACCCGCGTAGGTCCTTTCCCGCCACGCATAGCTGACGTCGGGATTCTCACCGACCTGGCGGTACACGACGTGGACCTGATACGCTACATCACCCAACGGGAGGTTATTTCACGGCACATCTTTTCCTCCCAGAAAATCCACGACCACCACGAGGATAATGCCATCCTCTCCTTTGAGCTGGAAGGCGACACCATTGCCAGTATTATCACCAACTGGCTGACCCCCTACAAAAAACGCAAAATCGAAGTTGCTACGGCAGAAGGGTACTTTGAAGCAGATCTTATCAACCAGCAGCTCAAAGAGTTCTCCTCCTACCGCACCAACCACTCCTACCTGGTTCGAGACTGTATCGTCTTCAAGGGTGAACCCCTGCGTCATGAGCTGGAGGACTTCTGCGACTACTGCCTCCATGACAAGGTATCACCCAACCTGGCCAGCATAGAGGACAGTATCCGAACCCTGGAACTTGTGGCCCGCTGA